The following coding sequences lie in one Aspergillus puulaauensis MK2 DNA, chromosome 3, nearly complete sequence genomic window:
- a CDS encoding seipin (COG:S;~EggNog:ENOG410PQV6;~InterPro:IPR009617;~PFAM:PF06775;~TransMembrane:2 (o38-67i247-269o);~go_process: GO:0019915 - lipid storage [Evidence IEA]), with amino-acid sequence MDSDSSSDEGPDIGPSFTAKATKSLLEPLRPLVSKNALTAYLGTFLFIATAIFMIFVSIFAYGIFYYNFIPQVGLERIVHLQFGDGHPWGTAVLDSGLVSSQPYDVHVEVELPRTPSNLDTGNFMLDLTLFSHSSTSAQTGENTTAPPISRSRRPAILTYTSPLIDIASKISFMPLYVLGWKQETERLVVRMMEGVEFSRGAHNIPETLRLELNSKEEMQVYSAKVTFRTRFTGIRWIMYQWRMPSFFIFSFMFWAVSMFSFSLCWVTLACLFNTGVKEEEEEEDENRVKTEDESKNEPTIKEEPSEKLELPEAEYSSELSEREPETESDDELGHDTHRKDQIMAPESGPPSEAAGSGTATENAEASGIQRRRSRLFREEQP; translated from the exons ATGGATTCAGATAGCTCATCGGACGAGGGCCCAGATATTGGCCCTTCGTTTACTGCGAAAGCGACT AAATCGCTGCTGGAGCCTCTACGTCCCCTGGTTTCGAAAAATGCCCTAACCGCATATTTGGGGACTTTTCTATTCATTGCGACTGCTATATTCATGATATTTGTGTCGATTTTCGCTTACGGGATATTCTACTACAACTTCATCCCGCAGGTCGGGCTGGAGCGCATTGTTCATCTGCAATTCGG CGATGGGCATCCTTGGGGAACTGCGGTCCTTGATTCGGGCCTAGTATCCTCCCAACCTTACGATGTGCACGTGGAAGTTGAGCTTCCCCGAACACCCTCAAACCTAGACACTGGGAACTTTATGCTAGATCTCACGCTTTTTTCACATTCTTCTACGTCCGCGCAGACTGGCGAGAACACCACCGCGCCGCCAATTTCTCGCTCTCGTCGACCCGCGATCCTGACTTATACCTCCCCGCTGATCGATATCGCCTCGAAGATCTCGTTCATGCCTTTATATGTTCTAGGCTGGAAGCAGGAAACGGAACGACTGGTGGTGCGGATGATGGAGGGTGTTGAATTCTCGCGCGGTGCTCACAACATACCTGAGACCTTGCGTTTGGAGCTCAATAGCAAAGAAGAGATGCAGGTTTACTCGGCCAAGGTAACGTTCAGGACTAGGTTTACGGGGATACG GTGGATTATGTACCAGTGGAGGATGCCAtctttcttcatcttcagcttcatgTTCTGGGCTGTCTCTAtgttctctttctccctctGCTGGGTTACCCTCGCCTGTTTGTTTAATACAGGTgtgaaggaagaagaagaggaggaagacgagaacAGAGTCAAGACAGAGGATGAGAGTAAAAATGAGCCCACGATCAAGGAGGAGCCTTCCGAAAAGCTCGAACTCCCGGAGGCCGAATATAGCTCCGAACTTTCAGAAAGGGAGCCCGAGACAGAATCAGATGATGAATTGGGTCATGATACGCATCGTAAAGACCAAATAATGGCCCCAGAGTCAGGGCCGCCCTCGGAGGCTGCAGGCTCTGGAACGGCGACAGAAAACGCCGAGGCTTCAGGGATCCAGCGGCGACGGAGCCGTCTATTTAGGGAGGAGCAACCATAG
- a CDS encoding CCR4-NOT core subunit CDC39 (BUSCO:EOG092600SK;~COG:K;~EggNog:ENOG410PIRN;~InterPro:IPR040398,IPR016021,IPR007196,IPR038535, IPR032194,IPR032193,IPR032191,IPR024557;~PFAM:PF12842,PF04054,PF16415,PF16417,PF16418;~TransMembrane:3 (o1918-1934i1946-1966o1986-2004i);~go_component: GO:0030015 - CCR4-NOT core complex [Evidence IEA];~go_process: GO:0006417 - regulation of translation [Evidence IEA]): MTFPPPPPSSQSSIASGTDKSSSTRPTRSQQSPWGPPVSQSSVRRGLTPLATNLSNPSVPARGPSQTNSPGPGASTSSPLTTSFSAVLGSSRGYPLGRNVPSPASTPGPFASYQSGSQQPQQLPGQSLSSPKIRAHTPSSGSHLASAAGSVAGGGGSGGGGGGTGSSRGATFSPLLSGTTVNSPTGFPSDKPGSAAAHGSQSSLAKISIAQVFLLLDSITEKEGREKWETKAAQIHKLVESNGMEVFSKYFRRLLTGNAPQIFPGLNKSVENAGNYPLLVQEMQKVSQDIEQAQKIAETVDASEGDIFRDFDLSTFLDHFKLDPIVKVALALTFKTATKSGLRVKADAILANSVTPFLQSLATPSDVSKDFTNSFIGITIERFILYPPRNFSDEVKAKLVYAANLRYQTLGVDLPFEVASALQMFNFVNPKFTLIRQLHSKGPRATSSTDAVNEVVATAGPDCWGEEHIAAALLFLVLSQYWREFSIETYLAAVQSHYGDKQINWALTFRNFDRDGLRLDVRQFAKLYAVLLPLAAEDSTLDIQKLWGGDWEHRETQMSFLTAFIVSRTDASQIPNLRATFPPDFFSDGPELVRLQGERAAKSPLRSLDAMKAIFDLALFSQAAWAATESQLLIKAVVQYDLPVFLCSALALPQPWTSVQQSFILRTLVVFITKQEDGYQLALHGAWRQDKQWVAEQLFAMFTQDPTSTAAIYEHAIEYNWLDYLLGYTNGLAMDLACYAHRKGPFDLEQWVRNAASKGLMDMGSLLSKFLRIKAEDELHVQRREQPAPQMVSLSVKTVFTLLSVLEEYVGDRENLTPVQRVCIQTYPRLINYGEGFDDIIDANGEAGNSLPEPVDKKMQELFGKMYHEELSLREILELMRRYKSSREPPEQDLFACMVHGLIDEYHCYHEYPLEALTKTAVMFGGIINFRLVDGITLKVGLGMILEAVREHGVHDPMYKFGVEAIEQLINRLPEWAGFCHLLLQIPSLQGTPIFQKAEDVLREQGSQVQNENGRQESTVGGSITNGNVDEPAPADGVNRKFVSIYVDPPLRPELYQEPNEEVQDKILFVLNNVSEQNIDEKLRDLTDVLEDPHHQWFASYLVEERAKLQPNFQQLYLDLLDRIDDRVLWVEVLRETYASTSKLLNSEATLGSSTERSHLKNLGSWLGSLTIAKDKPIKHKNVYFKGLLLEGYDSQRLTIVIPFTCKVLVQATRSTVFKPPNPWLMDIIALLMELYHFAELKLNLKFEIEVLCKDLEIDHKTIEPSVIIRDRSANIEDALSTANIPEGLEAFEDMTLTSISQGIRNERLSPAAIMSTLPSLDKILVLPSSASSMVDPNILRQIVHTAVERAIAEIITPVVERSVTIASISTVQLVSKDFAMEPDEEKFRHAAGNMVRQLAGSLALVTCKEPLKVSMTNYIRMIQQEYSDQPMPEGLILMCVNDNLDAACGIVEKAAEEKSLPEIEKVIEPQLEARRRHRAARPTEPFIDPSMTRWGLFIPEPYRQTTGGLNKEQLAIYEEFARQSRGPGAVHAQNVSTDSGRQLPDVLQEPYPPIPNLSTPAEQPAVPHRTPQPQQDTRLQQSALVGASSQLNGFLETQNPRERVDSLVSDLLQVAHSATEEHVKDLGRDSTVLQEYNQALRSIVASPDGEEVARLTALKACTSLYSQAQGTLEIEVLVHLLAKLCDMSAIVARYTWTVLSEVEDDHMFNVPVTVALVDAGLLDIRRVDMILTRLILQKNTAAIEVLADLMDQILFNEEPSALRSDFSGSLEAMSKWLAEDPGLAPANEIIKKLRESGIPEVVNPLLSDKARSKRDQMEYIFTEWIGIYKAPGAIDRTYYSFLKDLHEREVMANQEDSALFFRLSIDISVAMFEHESQNPSGSLDEAFLYIDALAKLVVLLVKFQGEGTGPVKTSKSVYFNSILSVLVLVLNHHQVMRGEAFNQRVFFRLFSSILCEYSMSGLQHSDQHQEMMFTLSNKLLSLQPKYYPTFVYGWFSLVAHRFFMSSMLNMPDRAGWGSYCEIMQAQLSYIGEQLKPATISLVAKDLYKGVLRILLILHHDFPEFVAENHFQFCNVIPVHCAQLRNLVLSAYPSSFQKLPDPFREGLKVERLEEMREPPRIAGDTAAPLQRAGIKNVVDNALQDNNALDSVIQQICNAIYSPESKELGLFYDPINVNVTLLNALALYIGQGAVTVDASKGNIRAAFESSPHSELLEKLAKTLQPEARYYFLSAMANQLRYPNSHTYFFSFAILRLFGTDSSEQDESDIRQQIIRVLLERLIVHRPHPWGLIITLQELLQNRSYAFFNLPFIQAAPEIGRLFDALLQHIQQQSPRAMT, from the exons ATGACcttccctccccctcccccttcctcccAATCGTCGATTGCTTCTGGCACCGATAagtcttcttcgaccaggcCTACACGGTCACAGCAATCTCCCTGGGGTCCGCCCGTGTCGCAGTCGAGTGTTCGTCGGGGGTTGACACCACTTGCGACCAacctctccaacccctctGTTCCTGCCCGCGGCCCATCTCAGACGAATAGCCCTGGCCCCGgggcttcaacttcatccccTCTCACCACTTCGTTTTCCGCCGTCTTGGGTTCCTCACGGGGTTATCCGCTTGGCCGGAACGTACCATCACCAGCCTCCACACCCGGTCCTTTCGCCTCCTACCAATCTGGCTCGCAGCAACCTCAGCAACTGCCCGGTCAatctctctcttcccccaAAATCAGAGCCCATACCCCGTCCTCAGGGTCACATCTGGCTTCCGCAGCGGGCTCCGTtgcaggtggtggaggctccgggggaggtggaggtgggaCGGGCTCTTCCAGAGGCGCAACCTTCTCTCCGCTGCTGTCCGGAACAACCGTGAATTCACCGACCGGATTTCCGTCAGATAAACCGGGGTCCGCAGCGGCTCACGGAAGCCAGTCATCTCTGGCGAAGATATCCATTGCTCAGGTGTTCTTGTTATTAGACTCTATTACGGAGAAAGAGGGCCGCGAGAAGTGGGAAACAAAAGCTGCTCAAATCCACAAA CTGGTCGAGTCAAACGGAATGGAGGTCTTTTCGAAGTACTTTCGGCGCCTTCTCACAGGCAATGCCCCTCAGATCTTTCCGGGTCTCAACAAATCAGTAGAAAATGCAGGAAACTACCCGCTTTTGGTCCAGGAGATGCAGAAGGTCTCCCAGGATATAGAGCAAGCGCAAAAGATTGCGGAGACTGTCGACGCATCAGAAGGCGATATCTTCCGTGACTTTGACCTTTCAACCTTCCTGGATCATTTTAAGCTCGATCCTATCGTCAAAGTTGCTTTGGCTTTGACTTTCAAGACTGCAACTAAGTCTGGCCTACGTGTCAAAG CCGATGCCATACTTGCCAACTCGGTTACTCCTTTTCTACAAAGTCTAGCGACCCCATCGGATGTATCGAAAGACTTCACCAATTCGTTTATCGGGATTACAATCGAGCGTTTTATACTATACCCCCCTCGCAATTTCAGCGATGAGGTGAAGGCTAAACTGGTGTATGCTGCAAATCTGCGATATCAAACATTAGGGGTGGATTTACCCTTTGAGGTGGCATCCGCCTTGCAGATGTTTAACTTTGTCAATCCAAAGTTTACATTGATACGCCAACTTCATTCCAAGGGCCCAAGAGCAACATCAAGCACCGATGCTGTAAACGAGGTTGTTGCTACGGCTGGGCCAGACTGTTGGGGTGAAGAGCATATTGCAGCTGCCCTGCTTTTCCTGGTCCTCTCGCAGTATTGGCGCGAGTTCTCCATAGAGACTTATCTTGCGGCTGTTCAATCTCACTATGGCGACAAACAGATCAACTGGGCGCTAACCTTCCGAAATTTTGACCGCGACGGTCTGAGGTTGGATGTGCGTCAATTTGCGAAATTGTATGCGGTGCTCTTGCCTCTAGCTGCAGAGGATTCGACACTTGATATCCAAAAACTGTGGGGTGGCGATTGGGAACACCGTGAAACCCAAATGTCATTCTTGACTGCGTTCATCGTCTCGCGAACCGATGCTTCGCAAATACCTAATCTCCGTGCCACCTTCCCTCCTGACTTCTTCTCCGATGGGCCCGAGCTTGTCCGTTTGCAAGGCGAACGTGCAGCAAAATCTCCTCTCCGGTCTCTGGACGCCATGAAAGCTATTTTTGATTTAGCTTTGTTCTCACAAGCTGCGTGGGCTGCGACGGAAAGTCAACTGCTCATTAAAGCCGTCGTGCAGTACGACCTCCCCGTTTTCTTGTGCTCAGCTTTAGCTTTACCCCAGCCGTGGACCAGTGTTCAACAGAGTTTCATCCTTCGGACTCTTGTTGTTTTCATCACGAAGCAAGAAGATGGATATCAGCTGGCCCTCCATGGTGCATGGCGCCAGGATAAGCAATGGGTCGCGGAGCAACTATTTGCCATGTTTACTCAAGATCCCACCTCGACCGCAGCGATATATGAACATGCCATTGAGTATAACTGGTTGGATTATCTTCTTGGATACACAAATGGCCTTGCCATGGATCTTGCGTGTTACGCCCATCGGAAGGGGCCGTTTGATTTGGAGCAGTGGGTTCGCAACGCTGCCTCCAAAGGTCTCATGGATATGGGCAGTCTGTTGTCCAAGTTCCTTCGCATTAAGGCTGAAGATGAGCTTCATGTTCAAAGAAGGGAACAGCCTGCCCCTCAGATGGTCAGCCTCTCAGTCAAAACAGTTTTTACGCTGCTGTCCGTCCTAGAAGAATACGTTGGAGACCGCGAAAACCTTACCCCGGTGCAACGCGTCTGCATCCAAACTTACCCTAGGTTGATTAACTACGGTGAAGGATTTGATGACATTATTGATGCTAACGGCGAAGCTGGAAACTCTTTACCCGAGCCGGTTGACAAGAAAATGCAAGAGCTGTTCGGCAAAATGTACCACGAGGAGCTTTCTTTGAGAGAAATTCTTGAGCTCATGAGGAGATACAAATCCTCCCGTGAACCCCCAGAGCAGGATTTGTTTGCCTGTATGGTCCATGGTCTCATCGACGAATATCATTGTTACCATGAGTATCCATTAGAGGCACTGACAAAAACCGCTGTTATGTTCGGTGGTATCATCAACTTCCGCCTGGTTGACGGTATAACTTTGAAAGTGGGGTTGGGCATGATCTTGGAAGCGGTACGAGAACATGGTGTGCATGACCCAATGTACAagtttggtgttgaagctATCGAACAATTGATCAACCGTCTTCCGGAATGGGCCGGATTTTGTCATTTGTTACTTCAGATCCCCAGTTTGCAGGGCACACCGATCTTTCAAAAAGCCGAGGATGTGCTTCGTGAACAAGGAAGCCAAGTTCAAAACGAAAATGGACGACAGGAAAGTACTGTTGGCGGATCGATTACGAACGGCAATGTCGATGAGCCTGCACCGGCTGATGGTGTGAACCGCAAGTTCGTTTCCATATATGTCGACCCACCTCTCCGGCCAGAGCTTTATCAAGAGCCAAACGAAGAGGTTCAGGACAAAATATTGTTTGTCCTGAACAATGTATCGGAGCAGAACATTGATGAGAAATTGCGCGACCTCACGGACGTCCTTGAGGATCCGCATCATCAATGGTTCGCTTCGTATTTAGTGGAAGAACGTGCTAAGTTGCAGCCTAACTTCCAACAATTGTACCTTGACCTTCTGGACCGAATCGACGATAGGGTGCTGTGGGTTGAGGTCCTTAGGGAGACATACGCTAGCACGTCAAAGCTACTGAATTCCGAAGCAACATTGGGGTCGTCCACAGAGAGGAGTCACCTCAAGAACCTGGGTTCTTGGCTTGGATCCTTGACTATCGCAAAGGATAAGCCGATCAAGCACAAAAACGTCTACTTCAAGGGGCTTCTCTTGGAAGGTTATGATAGTCAGCGCCTGACAATTGTGATCCCATTCACCTGCAAAGTACTCGTCCAAGCTACTAGATCTACCGTCTTCAAACCCCCAAATCCGTGGTTAATGGACATCATCGCACTGTTGATGGAGCTTTACCACTTTGCGGAGCTAAAGCTTAACCTGAAGTTTGAGATTGAGGTTTTGTGCAAGGATCTTGAGATCGATCACAAAACTATCGAGCCCTCTGTTATCATTCGTGATCGTTCAGCCAACATTGAGGATGCGTTGTCAACAGCAAATATTCCTGAAGGGCTGGAAGCGTTTGAGGATATGACTCTcaccagcatcagccagGGCATCCGCAATGAAAGACTGTCCCCAGCTGCTATCATGTCAACACTTCCCAGCTTGGACAAGATTTTGGTGCTGCCATCATCTGCAAGTAGCATGGTTGATCCAAATATCCTTCGACAAATTGTGCACACTGCTGTGGAGCGTGCGATTGCCGAGATCATTACTCCTGTTGTAGAACGGTCTGTCACCATTGCTTCGATCTCTACCGTTCAGTTGGTTTCAAAAGATTTTGCCATGGAGCCAGATGAGGAGAAGTTCCGACATGCGGCTGGCAATATGGTTAGGCAGCTTGCTGGTAGCTTGGCCCTCGTAACTTGCAAGGAGCCATTGAAAGTCAGCATGACCAACTATATTCGAATGATTCAGCAGGAGTACTCTGACCAGCCAATGCCCGAGGGACTGATTTTGATGTGCGTCAACGATAACCTCGACGCTGCTTGCGGTATAGTCGAGAAGGCAGCTGAAGAAAAGTCGCTTCCTGAAATTGAAAAGGTTATTGAACCTCAACTGGAAGCTCGCAGGCGCCATCGTGCTGCTCGTCCTACCGAACCATTCATTGATCCTTCCATGACCCGTTGGGGACTCTTTATCCCTGAGCCTTACCGCCAAACTACAGGTGGTCTGAACAAGGAGCAGTTAGCGATCTATGAGGAGTTCGCCCGTCAATCTCGTGGCCCAGGAGCAGTCCATGCTCAGAACGTCTCCACTGATTCTGGGCGACAACTCCCTGACGTTCTTCAGGAGCCTTACCCACCGATTCCGAATCTCTCCACCCCTGCAGAGCAGCCCGCTGTCCCCCACAGAACACCACAGCCTCAGCAAGATACCCGACTGCAACAGTCTGCTCTGGTAGGAGCGTCATCTCAACTTAACGGTTTCCTTGAAACGCAAAACCCGCGTGAAAGAGTGGACAGCCTTGTTTCCGACCTTCTGCAGGTGGCTCACAGTGCCACTGAAGAGCATGTCAAAGACCTCGGCCGCGACAGCACTGTTCTCCAGGAGTACAACCAGGCATTGCGCTCCATTGTAGCATCGCCAGATGGTGAGGAGGTCGCCCGATTGACAGCGCTTAAGGCATGCACCAGCCTTTACTCGCAAGCTCAAGGCACCTTAGAAATCGAAGTGCTTGTGCACCTGCTGGCAAAGCTATGTGACATGTCTGCCATAGTCGCTCGCTATACTTGGACCGTGTTGTCCGAAGTGGAGGATGACCATATGTTCAACGTTCCAGTCACTGTGGCTCTTGTAGATGCCGGACTTTTGGATATTCGCCGCGTCGACATGATCCTCACCAGACTCATACTCCAAAAGAACACTGCGGCTATAGAGGTCCTAGCTGACCTGATGGACCAGATCTTGTTCAACGAGGAACCCTCCGCTTTAAGATCCGATTTCTCCGGCAGTCTTGAGGCAATGAGTAAATGGCTCGCAGAAGATCCGGGTCTTGCACCGGCAAACGAGATCATCAAGAAACTACGGGAATCTGGAATCCCTGAAGTTGTGAACCCACTCCTGTCCGACAAAGCTCGATCAAAACGGGATCAGATGGAGTATATCTTCACTGAGTGGATTGGAATCTACAAGGCGCCGGGCGCTATTGATCGCACATACTATTCTTTCTTAAAGGATTTGCATGAGAGAGAAGTGATGGCGAATCAGGAAGATtctgctctcttcttccggcTCAGCATCGACATCTCGGTTGCGATGTTCGAACACGAGTCTCAGAACCCAAGTGGCAGCCTGGATGAGGCTTTCCTTTACATCGACGCTCTTGCTAAGTTGGTCGTCCTGCTTGTCAAATTCCAGGGCGAGGGAACCGGCCCCGTGAAGACTAGCAAGTCCGTCTACTTCAACTCCATTCTCTCcgtcctggtcctggtcctaAACCACCATCAAGTGATGAGGGGAGAGGCGTTCAATCAGAGAGTCTTCTTCAGATTGTTCTCAAGCATTCTTTGTGAATACTCAATGAGTGGTCTGCAGCACAGCGATCAACACCAGGAGATGATGTTCACTCTGTCCAACAAGCTGCTGTCTCTTCAGCCCAAGTATTACCCTACATTCGTCTATGGGTGGTTCTCCTTGGTCGCCCATCGGTTCTTCATGTCCAGCATGCTCAATATGCCGGATCGAGCGGGCTGGGGTTCCTACTGTGAGATTATGCAAGCGCAGCTGTCCTACATCGGCGAACAGTTGAAGCCAGCGACCATCTCTCTTGTTGCTAAGGATCTATACAAGGGCGTGCTTCGTATTCTGCTGATCCTCCACCATGACTTCCCCGAGTTCGTTGCCGAAAACCACTTTCAATTCTGCAATGTCATCCCTGTCCACTGCGCCCAGCTACGCAATCTTGTCCTCAGCGCTTACCCGTCCTCGTTCCAAAAACTTCCTGATCCTTTCAGAGAAGGCCTCAAAGTCGAGCGTCTAGAGGAAATGCGGGAGCCACCGAGGATTGCAGGTGACACCGCCGCCCCGCTTCAACGTGCCGGTATTAAGAACGTTGTTGATAATGCCCTTCAGGATAACAACGCGTTAGACTCGGTCATCCAGCAGATTTGCAATGCCATTTACAGTCCAGAGAGCAAAGAGTTGGGTCTTTTCTATGATCCAATCAATGTCAATGTTACTCTGCTCAACGCACTGGCGCTTTATATTGGCCAGGGTGCAGTAACTGTCGACGCGTCGAAGGGTAATATCCGTGCAGCATTCGAGAGCTCGCCTCATTCAGAGTTGTTAGAGAAGCTCGCAAAGACTCTGCAGCCCGAAGCCCGCTACTACTTTTTGAGCGCGATGGCAAACCAACTTCGCTACCCCAACAGCCATACATACTTCTTTAGTTTTGCGATTCTGCGCCTTTTTGGTACGGACTCCTCGGAGCAAGACGAGTCAGATATTCGCCAGCAGATTATTCGCGTGCTCCTGGAACGCCTTATTGTTCACCGTCCTCACCCTTGGGGGTTGATCATCACCCTCCAGGAGCTGCTTCAAAATAGGAGCTatgccttcttcaacctcccGTTTATTCAGGCTGCGCCGGAG ATTGGCCGCCTGTTTGATGCTCTCCTACAACacatccaacaacaaagCCCTAGGGCAATGACTTAA
- a CDS encoding TatD family hydrolase (COG:L;~EggNog:ENOG410PUC8;~InterPro:IPR032466,IPR001130;~PFAM:PF01026;~go_function: GO:0016788 - hydrolase activity, acting on ester bonds [Evidence IEA]) has protein sequence MPDPSIRYADVAVTFTADQFRGIYRGKAYHAPDFSEVIQRAKEYGCEKIMLTTMSLPLGYDNLKLVRQFPETCTMTLGVHPYHAAEIYASPESSDTGDAVGNINDGSNYLNELRSFAKTLIAEQNAESGSPLVAFGEIGLDYEYLTRSDKATQQRAFREQLALAVELQLPLFLHVRDSCADFISIIEPFLADLPRRGLVHSFAGTKDEMLQLTALGFDISVNGVCFRTEEQLEMVRCIPLEKLQLETDAPWCEVLEADERIKPYLEGARPLPGSRKHGKFRAGEMVKGRNESCAIDRVAMVVAGVKGISFEEAAIMAWENSVSMFGLGVR, from the exons ATGCCAGACCCATCAATACGCTACGCAGAC GTCGCTGTTACATTCACAGCAGACCAATTTCGGGGCATCTACCGTGGCAAGGCCTACCATGCGCCTGATTTCTCAGAGGTCATACAGCGCGCAAAGGAATATGGCTGCGAAAAGATCATGCTCACAACCATGTCTCTCCCGCTTGGGTACGATAACCTGAAACTCGTCCGCCAATTCCCAGAGACATGCACCATGACACTCGGCGTGCATCCTTATCATGCGGCAGAGATATACGCTTCACCCGAATCCTCAGATACCGGGGACGCTGTCGGTAATATCAACGACGGTAGCAACTATCTAAACGAACTCCGCAGTTTCGCCAAAACACTCATCGCGGAGCAAAATGCCGAATCAGGGTCACCACTTGTCGCCTTTGGCGAGATAGGCCTGGATTATGAATACCTCACCCGCTCAGACAAGGCCACCCAGCAGCGCGCATTCCGCGAGCAACTAGCTCTCGCAGTTGAGCTCCAGCTGCCCCTGTTCTTACACGTGCGCGACTCCTGCGCcgacttcatctccatcatcgaACCGTTCCTTGCGGACCTTCCGCGCCGAGGTCTTGTTCACTCCTTCGCTGGAACTAAAGATGAAATGCTCCAGCTCACTGCGCTTGGATTCGATATTAGTGTGAATGGCGTTTGCTTCCGTACAGAGGAGCAGCTAGAAATGGTCAGGTGTATTCCGCTGGAGAAGTTGCAGCTCGAGACCGATGCGCCGTGGTGTGAGGTCCTGGAAGCGGATGAGAGGATTAAGCCGTATTTGGAGGGTGCGAGGCCGCTCCCAGGTAGTAGGAAGCATGGAAAGTTCCGGGCcggggagatggtgaaggggaggaacgaGAGCTGTGCAATTGACAGGGTGGCCATGGTTGTGGCGGGAGTAAAGGGGATTAGTTTTGAAGAGGCTGCAATAATGGCATGGGAGAATAGTGTAAGCATGTTTGGATTGGGGGTGAGGTAA